The Calypte anna isolate BGI_N300 chromosome 2, bCalAnn1_v1.p, whole genome shotgun sequence genome includes a window with the following:
- the RMDN1 gene encoding regulator of microtubule dynamics protein 1 isoform X2, which produces MAPLMAVLLLARPFCRGPACLGRLLRREAGGTTWGRWGPGARRGAGGSEVLRKSLQRVVVLSTGSFLVYEAHKLISGLAEVHASFKVEEVIEQADYLYGSGETEKLHQLLVQHKNSEDAELLWRLARASRDLAQLSSTSAEEKRKLTYEAFECAKRALEKNESNSAAHKWYGICLSDVGDFEGIKTKIGNAIVIKEHFQRAIELNPKDATTIHLIGIWCYSFAEMPWYQRKIAATLFATPPTSTFQEALHYFHMAEEVDPNFYSKNLLFLGKTYLKLNNKKLALLWLSKAKEYPAHTEEDKQVQKEALQLLNSI; this is translated from the exons ATGGCTCCTCTGATGGCGGTGCTGCTCCTGGCGCGGCCCTTCTGCCGCGGCCCCGCCTGCCTGGGGAGGCTGCTCCGGCGGGAGGCGGGAGGCACGACCTGGGGCCGGTGGGGGCCCGGTGCCCGCCGCGGGGCCGGCGGGAGTGAG GTGCTTAGAAAAAGCCTTCAGAGGGTGGTTGTGCTCTCAACAGGGTCCTTTTTGGTTTATGAAGCTCACAAGCTGATTTCTGGCCTTGCTGAGGTTCATGCAAGCTTCAAAG TGGAAGAAGTTATAGAGCAAGCAGACTATCTGTATGGGAGTGGAGAAACTGAAAAGCTGCATCAGTTGCTGGTTCAGCATAAAAATAG TGAGGACGCAGAGCTGTTGTGGAGGCTGGCACGGGCATCCCGGGATCTGGCTCAGCTCAGTAGTacctctgcagaggagaaaagaaaactgaccTACGAAGCCTTTGAGTGTGCAAAAAGAGCACTTGAAAAGAATGAATCAAATTCTGCAGCACACAAG TGGTATGGAATTTGTCTCAGTGATGTTGGAGATTTTGAAGGAATAAAGACTAAAATTGGAAATGCCATTGTTATCAAAGAGCACTTTCAG AGAGCCATTGAACTGAATCCAAAAGATGCTACAACAATTCATCTAATAGGCATTTG gtGTTACTCCTTTGCTGAAATGCCATGGTACCAAAGAAAAATAGCTGCAACACTATTTGCCACACCACCAACCTCCACATTTCAAGAG gctcTTCATTACTTCCACATGGCAGAAGAAG TTGACCCAAATTTCTACAGCAAAAACTTGCTCTTTTTGGGGAAGACATACTTGAAGTTAAACAATAAAAAGCTGGCTCTTCTGTGGTTAAGTAAAGCCAAGGAGTATCCTGCACATACAGAAGAGGACAAACAG gtcCAGAAAGAAGCTTTGCAGTTGCTTAATTCTATATAA
- the RMDN1 gene encoding regulator of microtubule dynamics protein 1 isoform X1: MRGLLPCLTPSTRPGPVAGLGLKRVSGSALRAIAARQAERAAVPLFPRRPCRVLRKSLQRVVVLSTGSFLVYEAHKLISGLAEVHASFKVEEVIEQADYLYGSGETEKLHQLLVQHKNSEDAELLWRLARASRDLAQLSSTSAEEKRKLTYEAFECAKRALEKNESNSAAHKWYGICLSDVGDFEGIKTKIGNAIVIKEHFQRAIELNPKDATTIHLIGIWCYSFAEMPWYQRKIAATLFATPPTSTFQEALHYFHMAEEVDPNFYSKNLLFLGKTYLKLNNKKLALLWLSKAKEYPAHTEEDKQVQKEALQLLNSI, encoded by the exons ATGCGCgggctccttccctgcctcacACCCTCTACCCGTCCCGGGCCGGTGGCCGGGCTGGGGCTGAAGAGGGTCTCGGGGTCGGCGCTCAGAGCGATAGCGGCCCGGCAGGCGGAACGGGCAGCCGTTCCCTTGTTTCCCCGTCGTCCGTGCCGG GTGCTTAGAAAAAGCCTTCAGAGGGTGGTTGTGCTCTCAACAGGGTCCTTTTTGGTTTATGAAGCTCACAAGCTGATTTCTGGCCTTGCTGAGGTTCATGCAAGCTTCAAAG TGGAAGAAGTTATAGAGCAAGCAGACTATCTGTATGGGAGTGGAGAAACTGAAAAGCTGCATCAGTTGCTGGTTCAGCATAAAAATAG TGAGGACGCAGAGCTGTTGTGGAGGCTGGCACGGGCATCCCGGGATCTGGCTCAGCTCAGTAGTacctctgcagaggagaaaagaaaactgaccTACGAAGCCTTTGAGTGTGCAAAAAGAGCACTTGAAAAGAATGAATCAAATTCTGCAGCACACAAG TGGTATGGAATTTGTCTCAGTGATGTTGGAGATTTTGAAGGAATAAAGACTAAAATTGGAAATGCCATTGTTATCAAAGAGCACTTTCAG AGAGCCATTGAACTGAATCCAAAAGATGCTACAACAATTCATCTAATAGGCATTTG gtGTTACTCCTTTGCTGAAATGCCATGGTACCAAAGAAAAATAGCTGCAACACTATTTGCCACACCACCAACCTCCACATTTCAAGAG gctcTTCATTACTTCCACATGGCAGAAGAAG TTGACCCAAATTTCTACAGCAAAAACTTGCTCTTTTTGGGGAAGACATACTTGAAGTTAAACAATAAAAAGCTGGCTCTTCTGTGGTTAAGTAAAGCCAAGGAGTATCCTGCACATACAGAAGAGGACAAACAG gtcCAGAAAGAAGCTTTGCAGTTGCTTAATTCTATATAA